A single genomic interval of Flavobacterium sp. N2820 harbors:
- a CDS encoding PDZ domain-containing protein, translating into MIKHFFFIIIIFSCGLVHSQNNWIKSKNKIKIPFELTHNLIIIDVNFNGTPLKMILDTGASNNIIFSVSDNDSLVMNNVNKIRIAGAGNSESIEGYLSKKNTLTIKEYKTNDFEVVFATNQDISIVNKLGITINGILGSSFFRDNLVEINYQTKKIIIHRTTDSTLKKIKRKYNSAKVEINKNRPYILLKTKINNYNHSLNLLFDTGLGDGLWLFENDTIQCNSNYFIDFLGRGLTGDISGKRSRVDEVFLENLVLQNVLVSYPEISFFEDMKMHKTRNGSLGGEITKRFNWFLDYENQTFYFKKNTLFDLPFEYNMSGIEVQHAGSQWVKEEIRDNPPNASINANEFIFENSNLRFNYKYELKPIFEIYMVRENSPAAKAGIQKGDKIVKINNRASQYLTIQNITNLFQSENGKQIKLTVERNGAKIDYEFNLEKVL; encoded by the coding sequence ATGATAAAACACTTCTTTTTTATAATTATAATATTTTCTTGTGGGCTTGTCCATTCACAAAATAATTGGATAAAAAGTAAAAATAAAATCAAAATACCATTTGAGTTAACACACAATTTAATAATAATTGATGTAAACTTTAATGGAACACCTTTAAAAATGATTTTAGATACTGGTGCATCCAATAACATTATTTTTAGCGTTTCCGATAATGATTCGTTGGTTATGAATAATGTAAATAAAATTAGGATTGCCGGTGCTGGAAATAGTGAGTCAATTGAAGGCTATCTTTCAAAAAAAAACACGCTAACTATTAAAGAATACAAAACAAATGATTTTGAAGTTGTTTTTGCTACAAATCAAGATATTAGTATTGTAAATAAATTAGGTATTACCATTAACGGTATATTAGGAAGTTCTTTTTTTAGAGACAATTTAGTAGAAATTAACTACCAAACAAAAAAAATAATTATTCATAGAACGACTGATAGTACATTAAAAAAAATTAAACGGAAGTACAATAGCGCAAAAGTTGAAATTAACAAAAACCGTCCTTATATTTTGTTGAAAACAAAAATCAACAATTATAACCACTCACTTAATTTACTTTTTGATACTGGGCTTGGAGATGGTTTATGGCTTTTTGAAAATGATACGATACAATGTAACTCAAACTATTTTATTGATTTTTTAGGAAGAGGTTTAACAGGCGATATATCAGGAAAAAGATCGCGTGTTGATGAGGTGTTTTTAGAAAATTTAGTCTTGCAAAATGTTTTGGTTTCTTATCCTGAGATTAGTTTTTTTGAAGACATGAAAATGCACAAAACAAGGAATGGATCTTTGGGAGGTGAAATTACAAAAAGGTTTAACTGGTTCTTAGATTATGAAAATCAAACTTTTTATTTTAAGAAAAATACGCTCTTCGATTTGCCTTTTGAATATAATATGTCAGGTATTGAAGTGCAACATGCAGGTTCTCAATGGGTAAAAGAAGAAATTAGAGATAATCCACCAAACGCTTCAATAAATGCAAATGAATTTATTTTTGAAAATTCAAATTTAAGATTTAACTATAAATATGAACTTAAGCCCATTTTTGAAATTTATATGGTGAGAGAAAACTCTCCCGCAGCAAAAGCTGGCATTCAAAAAGGTGACAAAATTGTAAAAATTAATAATAGAGCCTCGCAGTATTTGACGATACAAAATATTACAAATCTTTTTCAATCTGAAAATGGTAAACAAATAAAATTAACGGTTGAACGTAACGGAGCAAAAATTGATTATGAATTCAACCTTGAAAAAGTACTATAA
- a CDS encoding DUF1573 domain-containing protein — MKKLLVYLTVLVGMVSFAQTGPKIEFKEETINYGEVEKGKDNGIRIFEFTNTGDEPLLIKNAKSSCGCTVPEWPKEAIAPGGKGQIKVQYNMNPGPISKTITIETNAVNKTNGMIPLRIKGTVVVKEEMSPLVKKKTFPNS; from the coding sequence ATGAAAAAATTACTTGTTTATTTAACTGTTTTAGTTGGAATGGTATCATTTGCTCAAACTGGCCCAAAGATTGAGTTTAAAGAAGAAACCATTAACTATGGAGAAGTGGAAAAAGGAAAAGATAATGGAATTCGAATATTTGAATTTACCAATACTGGAGATGAACCACTTTTAATTAAAAATGCAAAATCGAGTTGTGGTTGTACCGTTCCTGAATGGCCAAAAGAAGCAATTGCTCCTGGAGGAAAAGGACAAATAAAAGTCCAATACAATATGAATCCAGGTCCGATTAGTAAAACAATCACCATAGAAACAAATGCTGTAAATAAAACGAATGGTATGATTCCGTTGCGCATCAAAGGTACTGTTGTGGTCAAAGAAGAGATGAGTCCTCTAGTAAAGAAAAAAACATTCCCAAATTCATAA
- a CDS encoding valine--tRNA ligase: MMIPAQFNAKEVEQKWYDYWMKNDYFTSKPDHRTPYTIVIPPPNVTGVLHMGHMLNNTIQDVLIRRARLKGFNACWVPGTDHASIATEAKVVAKLKEEGINKNDLTREEFLKHAWEWTDKYGGTILEQLKQLGCSCDWSRTKFTMDDDMSASVIHSFVDLYNKGLIYRGYRMVNWDPEAKTTLSDEEVIFEERQGKLYFINYKIEGSADFLTVATTRPETIFGDTAICINPNDERFTHLKGKKAIIPICGRVIPIIEDEYVDVEFGTGCLKVTPAHDTNDKTLGDKHNLEIIDIFNEDASLNSFGLHYQGKDRFVVREEIAKELETIGALAKTETHLNKVGTSERTKAVIEPRLSDQWFLSMEELVKPAIKAVLESDEIKLYPSRFNNTYAHWLNNIRDWNISRQLWWGQQIPAYYFGDGKEDFVVAENIEKALELAKEKTANSTLTTADLRQDADALDTWFSSWLWPMAVFGGVLNPESEDFKYYYPTNDLVTGPDILFFWVARMIIAGYEYAGEKPFSNVYLTGLVRDKQGRKMSKSLGNSPEPLGLIEKFGADGVRVGLLLSASAGNDILFDEELCNQGKGFSNKIWNAFKLIKGWEVADIAQPESSKVAIEWYEAKLQQTLAEIEDNFDKYRLSDALMAIYKLVWDDFCSWFLEMIKPGYQQPIDRATFDKAIEMLENNLKLLHPFMPFLTEEIWHHIAERTPEQALIVGEWPTAKAFDEKLIADFDFATEVISGIRTIRKDKNIPFRDVIELRVMNNEKASTHFDSVILKLGNVVDLVYVADKVDGALSYRVKSNEYFIPITGNIDVEAEVAKLTEELNYTKGFLRSVQGKLSNEKFVAGAPEQVIANERKKEADALAKIAMIEQSLAGLK, from the coding sequence ATAATGATTCCTGCACAATTCAACGCTAAAGAAGTAGAACAAAAGTGGTACGACTATTGGATGAAAAATGATTATTTTACATCCAAGCCCGACCACAGAACGCCGTATACCATTGTAATTCCGCCTCCAAACGTTACTGGAGTTTTACACATGGGGCACATGTTGAATAATACGATTCAAGATGTATTAATTCGTCGTGCGCGTTTAAAAGGTTTCAACGCTTGCTGGGTGCCAGGAACTGACCATGCCTCAATTGCTACCGAAGCTAAAGTAGTGGCTAAATTAAAAGAAGAAGGCATCAATAAAAACGATTTAACGCGTGAAGAATTCCTAAAACATGCTTGGGAATGGACTGATAAATACGGTGGAACCATCTTAGAGCAATTAAAACAATTAGGTTGTTCTTGCGATTGGAGTCGTACAAAATTCACGATGGATGATGATATGTCGGCTTCAGTAATTCATTCGTTTGTAGATTTATACAACAAAGGTTTGATTTATCGTGGTTACCGAATGGTAAACTGGGATCCAGAAGCAAAAACTACGTTATCTGACGAAGAAGTAATCTTTGAAGAACGTCAAGGAAAATTATATTTCATCAATTATAAAATTGAAGGTTCAGCAGATTTCTTAACTGTGGCAACTACGCGTCCAGAAACTATTTTTGGTGACACTGCTATTTGCATCAATCCAAATGACGAACGTTTTACGCATTTAAAAGGCAAAAAAGCAATCATTCCAATTTGTGGTAGAGTTATTCCAATTATTGAAGACGAATATGTTGATGTAGAATTTGGTACAGGTTGTTTAAAAGTAACGCCTGCTCACGATACAAACGATAAAACTTTAGGCGATAAGCACAATTTAGAAATCATCGATATTTTCAACGAAGACGCTTCTTTGAATTCTTTTGGATTGCATTATCAAGGAAAAGACAGATTTGTAGTTCGTGAAGAAATTGCGAAAGAGCTTGAAACTATCGGCGCTTTAGCAAAAACAGAAACCCATTTAAATAAAGTGGGAACTTCTGAAAGAACCAAAGCAGTAATCGAACCAAGATTATCAGATCAATGGTTCTTAAGCATGGAAGAATTAGTAAAACCTGCTATCAAAGCGGTTTTAGAATCAGACGAAATTAAATTATATCCAAGCCGTTTTAACAATACATACGCACATTGGTTAAACAATATTCGCGATTGGAATATTTCACGTCAATTGTGGTGGGGACAACAAATTCCAGCGTACTATTTTGGTGATGGAAAAGAAGATTTCGTAGTAGCTGAAAACATAGAAAAAGCGCTTGAGCTTGCGAAAGAAAAAACTGCCAACTCAACACTGACCACTGCTGACTTACGTCAGGACGCTGACGCATTAGATACTTGGTTTTCTTCATGGTTATGGCCAATGGCTGTTTTTGGTGGTGTTTTAAATCCAGAAAGCGAAGATTTTAAATACTATTATCCAACAAATGATTTAGTTACGGGTCCAGATATTCTATTTTTCTGGGTGGCGCGTATGATTATTGCAGGGTATGAATATGCAGGCGAAAAACCATTTTCAAATGTATATTTAACCGGATTAGTGCGCGATAAACAAGGTCGTAAGATGTCAAAATCATTAGGAAATTCGCCTGAGCCACTTGGACTAATTGAAAAATTTGGAGCTGATGGTGTTCGTGTGGGATTATTATTGAGTGCTTCGGCTGGAAATGACATTTTATTCGACGAAGAATTATGCAATCAAGGAAAAGGTTTCTCTAACAAAATTTGGAATGCTTTCAAACTAATCAAAGGTTGGGAAGTGGCTGATATTGCACAACCTGAATCCTCAAAAGTAGCCATTGAATGGTATGAAGCGAAATTGCAACAAACGTTAGCCGAAATTGAAGATAATTTTGATAAATACAGATTATCAGATGCGTTAATGGCGATTTATAAATTGGTTTGGGACGATTTTTGTTCGTGGTTCTTAGAAATGATTAAACCAGGCTACCAACAACCAATTGACCGCGCTACGTTTGACAAAGCAATTGAAATGTTAGAAAATAACTTGAAATTGTTACACCCGTTTATGCCGTTTTTAACGGAGGAAATTTGGCACCATATTGCTGAAAGAACTCCAGAGCAAGCGTTGATAGTAGGTGAGTGGCCAACAGCAAAAGCATTTGATGAAAAATTAATTGCTGATTTTGATTTTGCTACCGAAGTAATTTCAGGAATTCGAACCATTCGTAAAGATAAAAACATTCCGTTTAGAGATGTTATTGAGTTGCGTGTGATGAATAACGAAAAAGCATCAACCCATTTCGATTCAGTAATCCTGAAATTAGGTAATGTTGTGGATTTGGTTTATGTTGCTGATAAAGTGGACGGCGCATTATCATATCGTGTAAAATCAAACGAATATTTTATTCCAATTACAGGAAATATTGATGTAGAAGCCGAAGTAGCTAAATTAACCGAAGAGTTAAATTATACGAAAGGGTTTTTACGCTCGGTGCAAGGCAAACTTTCGAATGAAAAATTCGTGGCTGGCGCACCTGAGCAAGTAATTGCAAACGAACGTAAAAAAGAAGCCGACGCTTTAGCAAAAATCGCCATGATTGAGCAAAGTTTAGCTGGTTTGAAATAA
- a CDS encoding DUF2846 domain-containing protein, translating into MKLKILLLIFLSISITSCLLKPIQSEFSLQRTFSDPVIIGEFDNGKILVYNGAGFNNKIDNSSNLNVWINNKPLGQLMSNEFAVIYLLPGKYEFKLIHKDLKNFTSTHTVEIDKDTKVICVKPTITSNKLEITNVIPNNFHLFRNIIRQK; encoded by the coding sequence ATGAAATTAAAGATTCTTTTATTAATCTTTTTATCAATATCAATCACCTCCTGCTTATTAAAACCAATACAGTCTGAATTTAGTTTACAAAGAACATTTTCTGACCCTGTTATTATTGGAGAATTTGATAATGGAAAAATTTTAGTTTATAATGGTGCTGGATTTAATAATAAGATAGACAATTCATCAAATTTAAATGTGTGGATAAACAATAAACCTTTAGGACAACTTATGTCAAATGAATTTGCAGTAATTTATTTATTACCTGGAAAATATGAATTCAAGTTAATTCACAAAGACCTGAAAAACTTCACATCTACTCATACAGTTGAAATAGATAAAGATACCAAAGTAATTTGCGTAAAACCTACAATAACCTCAAACAAATTAGAAATAACAAATGTTATACCTAATAACTTTCACTTGTTTAGAAATATAATTAGACAAAAATAA
- a CDS encoding L,D-transpeptidase → MKNALKIVILVISLLSISCKEEKKERTTITKPEIKRNAPKEIAYTFQKSEEWLKSEGTNTKALDLVLAINRVDAVNLKKLDSILVPTDFSGDLEYYMPFPLEVAVLNDVNKIILFSYATQAFATYEYGILTHSGPSSMGRAKDKTPTGLFFTNWKAEETISTFNDEWKLKWNFNIENKLGIGFHEYELPGYPASHSCLRLLEKDAKMLYEFADQWELENAEKVRLKGTPVIVFGSYDFKNPKIWNTLPQDAKALSISEVELETTLSPFLPSILKEQTKREKK, encoded by the coding sequence ATGAAAAACGCCTTAAAAATAGTGATTTTGGTAATTAGTCTTCTTTCAATTTCTTGTAAAGAAGAAAAGAAAGAGCGGACAACCATTACCAAACCCGAAATAAAAAGAAACGCACCTAAAGAAATAGCCTACACGTTTCAGAAAAGCGAAGAATGGTTAAAAAGTGAAGGCACAAATACAAAAGCACTCGACTTGGTTTTAGCGATAAATCGTGTGGATGCCGTGAATTTAAAAAAATTAGATTCGATTTTAGTGCCAACGGATTTTTCGGGTGATTTAGAGTATTATATGCCTTTTCCGCTAGAAGTTGCCGTTTTAAACGATGTGAATAAGATAATTTTATTTTCTTATGCTACACAAGCATTTGCGACATACGAATATGGTATTTTAACACACTCTGGTCCATCAAGTATGGGAAGAGCAAAAGACAAAACACCCACAGGCTTGTTTTTTACCAATTGGAAAGCCGAAGAAACCATAAGTACGTTTAACGATGAATGGAAACTAAAATGGAATTTTAACATTGAAAACAAACTGGGAATTGGCTTTCACGAATATGAATTACCGGGCTATCCAGCTTCACATTCTTGTTTGCGATTGTTAGAAAAAGATGCTAAAATGTTATACGAATTTGCCGATCAATGGGAATTAGAAAATGCCGAAAAAGTAAGACTAAAAGGAACTCCAGTAATTGTTTTTGGAAGTTATGATTTTAAAAACCCGAAAATTTGGAATACGTTACCACAAGATGCTAAAGCTTTATCCATCTCTGAAGTTGAATTAGAAACTACACTTTCTCCTTTTTTGCCCTCCATTTTAAAAGAACAAACAAAAAGAGAGAAGAAGTAA